ACAACAGAAAGTACCACTCTGCAGAAGCGTAGGAGCCCCGACAAGCTCCGTCTTTGGGATTCTAAcctctttgtctttccttttcagctgtACAGCTCTGGGAATGGCAGAAGTAGTCCCTGGGACTGATAAGTCAGATGCAGTTTGTGCAGAACGGAAGATACCTCAGCAACCAGAAGACGGTATGTGTCTCATAGAAATCATTCATTAGAAAGTCCCTGGAGAAGGGATGTATTTACGAGGGTTTTTGGCTGGCTTAACTATATTGTTGTTGTACTTGACTCTAGGAGAAGCAGCTGTAGACCAAGACTggtctctttttctcttggaaaatcTTGCTTTTAAAGATTAGTTTaagcccagcagctctggacCAGATGTCCAATACTAAGCAGTGCTTTACACCGCTCCCTGAAACTGTGTGGTGAGCAGCGCTGCTGTTATACCCCTGACCTCCATCACGTTTcctgctctttcatttttcagcctGCCAGTTTCCATATGCATGTCTCCTGTTTAAAGGCCACCAGGTTCTCCCCACGCTTATTTTATAGCAGCGGACACAGTCTCAGGTGAATGTAGCTCTCCCTTCCTGCCAACagcccttttctctctccagcgAGGATATGGTACCAGAGAGGCTGTTTGGCTGGCATGCAGTGATCCTTCATAATCTGAGATGAAGGCACAATTCTGCTGGCTGAAGTCCGTAGTCTCCGTGATCTGCATTTCCCCCTTATCTGGAGGCAGAGCaagcccagcccagggcagctgACAGATTGCAAGGAGACTTTCAGAGAAGGATGTCTGCCTCACACCTCTCGCAGACGCACAGTTTTTACTGAGATGGCTCTGTACCAGGTACCTTTGGTGAGACTGCTTGTCACAGAGCTACGTGGGTGCTAGAGCTGTGGTCGTTattacagaaactgaaaatcaattaggaagaaaaaaatccccctgCTGTAGTAAAACAAGTGAATGAGCAAGGATTGTCATACTGCTGAGAACACGCTGCATGTTGATGGTACTATCTTTCTTATATTCTGCAGGAACAAACAAGATTTTATACGTGTTGATTGTCATCTTGTTTTTTGTGGCACTAATTGGCATTGTCATCTTCATCGTGTACTACAAGAATAAGGGAAAAAAGCTGACAGGTACATGATAGCTAATATGTATGAATGTGACAGCCACATGGCTCTTTGTGCACTCTGGTTTCGCAGGGAACCACCAGGTGATGAAACTCAGGGGGTGTTTTGGATGTGCTGTCCGTACGGATGTCTTGACTAGCACAAAGCCAGGCTTAAACCTTTCCTGTAGGCAGGGAGCATATTACACCTACACATAGTGCATATTGCTCAgcatcctcctgcagccctgccactGGGGCACGATGTGGGTGATGGAGGGTGGTGCTGGGTCTTCTGTatcagcagggctgctctgcgCTGCCTGGCACGGCAGAGCCCGTGGtcagagggaagcagggagggacTTAAGGGGCCTTCACCACCTCCCATCTCCTTCTCCCcacttcctttcctcccctgaAACCCGCATCTGGGTGGATTAAAATACGGATTTCAAAACCgatgtttgtttcaaaacataATGGAGGCAATGGTTTTATCTGAAGGACAAAGTTCTGATGAGAGACTGCAGAAATATTAGAAGGAATAGaacaaatagaacaaaatagaaaaaattaaaaaaaaatctagcaaagACATTCTGGATAACATGAGGGCATTGAATATATTATGAATATGACAGAAGTACCTCTAACAGTTACTCAACTCTGTGTTAAGCCCTATGTCTTCACAGTGAAGGACATATGCTTACTGttctctccattttttattttctcctctctttcccatGGAAAGCTTTTCctactgtatttttcccttcatctcCTTTCCCAAACCCCAGCAATTCATGAAATGTTTTGGGAGCAGTGGAAGGGAGTACAGCAATCCTCTCTTGTAAAGTATTTTTCAACCCATATTTTAGAAATAGGCTGCCTCTGCCACACTAAACACGGGTTTTGCTAAATCTGGAATTCCTGGGATGGGCTGGAGGAAATGGTGACTCTCCCTGCAAACCAAATACTTACGATGCAGAGCAGGTTGGGGGGAATGCTCTTTATTTGAGATTCCTAtcaccctgctgctctgcagcagcagtccTTTATTGCCTTCACGTGGTAGATCCTGCTAATTAGAGCCCCAGAGAAGAAGCTCTGCCTGCTTGGGGACTGATGGTAAATGTGCAGACCTCACTTCAGAGGAACAGAGTCATTGCTGAGAAGTGCCAGTGGCTACGTAGCTGATCTATCTTCAGACATACAAAACCAGCACGAGCCTAAAGTGTACACAAGACCTGAGCCCTGCAAAATTTCCTGAAAGCATGAATAGAAAACAAGAAGAGTTGCTCACTCTATTAAGCAGCAGTCCCTGCTGTAAAGTGTTACTAGACTTGAAGCTTTTCCTTGGGAGATACTCTGATTAGGTGAGTTTCCCAATTAAATACATCTTGATTAAGTGGAATACGCTGTATTCCAGTCTGCCATCCCGTGGTTTCAGTGGCTTACCCTCTTCTCTCCAGTCTCCTCACTCCTTTCTGGGAATGGTCTTTGGGCCATCCATGTGACTTCTCTTGAAATAGACTGTACAGTTGTAAGTGGGTTGGTATCAGGCTAGTCATAGCGTGGTGACATATGACCAGGAAAGAAACCCCATTTGATGTGGAACACAGTTTAACCGTAGTCTATTTTAGGAGCTTGGAAACATTTATTCCACAGAAATATCTCTCTGTTCCAGTTACAATGAATCCTCAGCTAGACTGATGCTGGGACACTTGAACaatcagtaaaaacaacagtcttgctgggttttatttaatgtaatattATGGATCGTGAGTGCATGACTGCGGGTGTTTAGGCCTGTGGCTAGCTTCAGCGCCTGCTATATGTTACAgctactcttttcttttccttacagcAGATCTACAGAATTGGGCTAACGAAGTGTGCAGccaaataaaaggaacaaaggTAAAGTCAGGGACATTAAAATTTTTATGGCTTTCTGACAATATTCCTGACACTCCTCCTTACTTCAGAGTCCATGATAATGTTTGGCTAGAAAAAAGTTTTGAGTTCCTCAAAAACCACTCACAGCTTTGGCTTTTTTAGTCTGGTTTTCTGTAAATGTGAGGCTTATGAAATCACCATTCTCAAATAGCTTCTGAACCTGCTCTCTGGTTTCAGCCAGCTTTAACAGCGGTAACAGTCTCTTTGAAGATTAAATGTTTATAAGAGGAGAAGGTTGAACATGAGCCCTGAGATTCTACCTAGGATCTAGAAAGGCTCTCTCCTAAGATTAGAAGAAACTTCAGTTGTGTTTGCACCTTTTTACATACCAGAGTCCTCATGAAAGAGAAACCTGGATCTGAGGCAATGCCAAGAATGCCAGACATGCAAAGCACTAAGCACACAGCCATCAGCTAGAGAAAATGGCCACAAGTCCCTTTTATTCTAGCACATGCAGAAATCCTTGTTCACATGCTTATGCACTGCCTGATCCACATGGGATGTGGACTGAGGTTCCCTGTGTCCCAGGTGCATGCTGTCCCCACCATCCCACCTGCCAGTCTAGGAGCTCTGTCTGGCTTAGTTGTGGCAACACTCAAATCCTattgctaccaaaaaaaaaaaaaacaacaagaaaaaaatttgaGCAGGCAGTTCCTCTTTTTTCTCATAAATGTTCATGTAACGCCCTGCATTGGCAGCTGTTTACATCCCCCAGGACAGAGGAGTGAATCAACAGCAATTAGTGGCTGGTGGCATTTACTCTCTCTCCTCCATCCTGGAAGAAGCAAACAGATGCTAGAAATGAAAGGTAGCAGATCCCAAATACCCATCATTACGGCATGACTGGCAGGAACTGAAGGGAACCCTTGAAGTATTTCCCAAACCTTTTTTTGTGGAGCTCCAACCGAAAACATAGCTTCATGTGAAACATAGTTGGAAAGTAACGTCATGGGCTTTTGTATTTGTTGTCTGAGCCTTTTCCAGGTTAAAGCAGCCgttggtgtgattttttttttatctgataaTAAAGATTCTGCTTCCAGAGAGGCCTCCGCAGATCAAGAAAGGCATAGGGTGTTCAGGGGGGTTATAAACCTTATTAGCAGCTAGGTTACATAGGGCTTTTTGATGGTCCAGAAGGAACAGCAGAATCTAGCAACTTCTAGGTTTATTTACCCTCAAGTGCCCTCTTGATGACTGGTTGATGGatggactcaatgatcttgaaagtcttttccaacttagatgattctgtgatccttaAAAGCTAGGAACAGTCTTCTCCCACCATTGTTATTGtaccctgatttttttctgatcactGGCAGAGTTCAGCCAGCCAGTCAGTTTTACAGCAGAACAGAATTACACTTCTCAAGATTCAAATGCGTCAGTGCTGCTCAGCCCCGCCAGCTCCACACCAAGGAAACACCAAGACATTGCCTATTCCTTCTTTGTTCAGAAAACAACCTTCTGCCAGTTTACGTATCAAATAcgtttttcttttgtgtgtctttCAGGAGCCTCCCAGAGATGCATCCGTTGCTGTAAACATACCGAACGCCGTTGTCCCCCAGGGCTCTGAAGACACGCGTCTCCTGGGCCCTGCTGCCTGTCCTGGCCCCGGGAGCTCATCCTGTGCCGGCGCTCACACCTCGTGCAgtcacagcagccccagcacggcaCCCTGCGAGGCCGGGGGGAACCTCCAGCAGCTTTCTGTGGTAACAGAGACCGATCACGACCATTTCCCGCCTGTTCCCACAGAAGATGAATATATGGATAAAGATCTCAATGCTGCTGATTATTTATCTTTGCTGAGTCGGCCTGACAGTAAAACTGTGTCGTCGTTTTCAGAACCGGTGGAGATCGGGGAGAACGATAGCTTGAATCAGTGCTTTTCGGGGGTTGGGAGTACAGAGGACGTATCCGTCTCTCAAGGCTGTGACTCCTTCTCCGATGCAGATGGTGCACACGCTGCCATGGACAAATATCTTCAGAAATCTTACCAACGTGTCCACAGTTGTCCAAAGGAAACAGACAGCAAAGACACAGATCGTTTTGCAACGAACCATGACTCAGAGAAGATCTGTGTAAGGTGTGGCATTTCATACCGGGAATCTCCCAGAAAGTGGAGCAAACCCTGTTGTGCTGCAGTTGACAGTGCCTCCACCTCCCCAGAAACTGGATCCTATGCACAGTGCACCTGTGGCTtgaattttctctctgctggtcAGAGCACTCTAGCAAGTGACCATGGTATGGAAGATGCATCTTCTGACGGTACCAGCACGAAGTACCAGAACGCAAGCAGAAGCACTTCAGGGACAAACAGCAGCACTTCAGACCTCCCTCCAGCATCTGGTGAGTCCATTAGGCTTGACCTGTACGCAGTTGTATAGACCGTTCTCTGTGCTAGCTTGGTATCATCCAGAGGGTCTTATCTAGGAGTAGAGAAAAATGGCATGGTGCCCTTTTGCTGAATTGCCCTGACGCTAACCCGAAACACAAAACTGAACTAGCAAGGCTTTTGGTTCACTGTGAATTCTGCAAATAGCACGAGCACTGTGAGGGGTCATTGTCCTGCCATGATCTAACCAGCAATGCAGAACTCAGCTTCTGATCTGGCTGCAAAAGCCAGCCAGTCCTGTAACTCAGTAATCTTCGCTGTGGCGGGCATTTGTATGACAGAAAACTTAGGAGAGAATGGTGACCTAGAGGCTGAGCTGAGAAGGGACAAGTAACTCTGATGGGCGTTTTTCCATTCAGCAGCCTGCACGTGCATCTTTGTCCTTGCCGTTAAGTTGAAGTCCAGTTACAGTCACGTGGCCGTCAGTAAAACAGCTCCAGCTGGAGCTGTTACCTGGTGGCCAGGGTAGGGTCTAAGAGACTATGATCAATTTTTTGCCTTTAGcactttctctttgttttaatttgctaaTATATAAACATTCacctaaaaataatttcatacatACATTTGTTTCTTCACATGCAAGCACGTTGTCCCCAAAACAGCTCTGAAACACTGGTGTCACCAGTTTACTGCTTGGCTACTAATTTACAAGTTGAGTGAATATTGCAAAATAGTCAAAcgaaagcagggagaaaaatcagTGAAGCAAAACTAGCAGAAGGGAAGTTATGAGCATTTTCTGGATAAAACCTTCCTCCCTCAGACTTTTCAGTATAAAAGTCTGCAATCTTCTTGTCATGTGTTATTAGTCATGTTAGATTATAACCTCTTAAAGACAGATGCTCTGCTTTTGTATCTATGTGCTGCCGGGCGTAATGGGACCTTAGCTTTGACTGGGACATCTGAGTATTACTGTAATACACACAGCAATCGTAAGCGGTTGCTCTTCTTTAAAACCACATCATGCCTTAAGGCTTCTTACGCAGACCTTCTTGTCAATCTGCCAAAGCCCAAAAGTGACGCTTCGAAGACCCACAAGTGACATTTTGATGGCCCTTCCCTTCTAAGCATACGAGCTGTGCAAGAACCTGAAAGCGTGCAGTGTTGATCTTTCTAAGAGCAGATACTCTTTCTACTGCTTCAGTTTCCTGAAATCTCGAAACAGTTTCGCTCCCTGATCTGTACAAAACTTAATAGTAGTAAAAAGcagacagattttatttttgtggaaggTGACTCTGAGGTAATACTGAAAGTCAAGTCTTATCTGGCCCTGCAGAagtactgcttttctttctaaatctctcaagaagaggaagagaaaatattaagaaacatTAAGACATGCAGGAGAGTTAGGATGTAAGTGACATGCTGGGAAGTGCCATCTTAACTCGACAGCGCAATTCTTTCTGTGTGATTTTAATTGCATCTGTGCCTTCTGGTATGTACGTGCTACGGTGCCATCTGCTGTCACCTGAGCACAGATTCAGCGTTCCTAATTCGCCATCACCTCGGAGTGACTGTGGAGGCACTGACCGAGCAGTGGGCAGTATGAGAGCATGGGTTTAGTTGATAGGGAGCTAAGGTGCCTTGCTGGCAGAGGATTTTTCAGCCTGTGGAgtggctgtgccctgctggtCACTCCTGGTTGCATGAGAAGGGGGACAGGGCTTAGCAGTAGTAGCTTCCTCACTGAAGCGCCCCAGCTCACATTTGGGGCTGTGTGTGGAGCTGTAGCAACATCAGTTGTTTTGCTGGGCCCTGTGAGGTGCCCGGATGGAACAAATGTGCGAAATAACTTTCTGTGAAGCTTCTCAAAGCAGCTGTAGCCACCAGGCTTTGCACACAGTTGTGCTAAGACAGAACTGCCTGAAAGTGGGTGGgtgaagaaatgggaagaaaaatgccatGGGTAATTCCATgaagttttggttttggttccTTAGCATTCAGAATGACAACAGAAATTGCAGACTCTGCCCCTACTGTGAAATAACCTGAGAGGGCCAAAGTAAAACCTCTGGACAGGTGCCATTACAGGGGTCATGGACAGCAATTGAGGGAAGCCTTCAAGCACCCTCCCAAATCTCCCTGGAGGCAGTCAGAAGATGCAGCAGTCAGGACATGGATCACAGCCACCTCACGTCTCGTGTAGGGCTTCAGCATAAAACACGAGTGGTTGAAGATTCATGTGACAGGGGACTAGGGGTGGTTTTGTGGAGACTTTCGCTTCCAGAGCCCAAACCAGCCTGGTTCAGCTGCAACAACCAGCTCCTACCACCCAGATGCCATTAGATGGCTCTGAGGAAATTAATCGCCTACATCGTTCCAGTTCCTAGTGAATAATTACCACAGAAATTAATCTGTCATTGTAATTAATATCATCAGGTAGTACGAAGAGATCGAAAGGCTGAAATTCTGCAGAGAAGTCTGCCTTCACTTACCCTCTGAAGGTGTCCCTTATACTTTTCAGGTTGGAAGCACATTTCTTAGTGCAATCCAGGAAGCTCCTAGGtccattttctgtgcttctgtccttcacatttacttttgtttcagCATAAACAGGAAGCAGTGAAGAATTGCTAGCAACATTcaactaaacaatttaaatgtgtttatccacttttttttttttttttactccatcATTTACATTTCCAAACTCTTAATCTCGTACCGAGCACTGGTGAACTTTTGCGATGCCTTTTTTTGAGTGGCAGGCAATCCGTATGAAAGCAAACAGTTATTGCTGTCCTCCCGTGGTGCCTAACAGAGCCGTGCTGACAGCAAACAACCTGAACGCAGGGGAAGAGGCAGACAGGGAGAAGTCTCTGCGGTGAGCACTCTTACTGACACCTCACGGTAATCAGCAGTACTTGGAAAGACGGCAGAGAGCTATCAGTGAGGTGGTTCAGCTCAGATAAATAGGATTGCTTGAGGGGGGCTGTTAGAGAGATGCTCCAGTGCTACCCAGACTCGGTTATGAGTGCTTCGTCTGAGGCCTTCACTCGGCACTGCTGGCACCCAATGTGCACTGCTGGTGTGTAAACAGCACCGTCGGCTGCTGGGAAAAGAGCTTTTCTCCGGGCTGGGCCACGCTCGGCTGCAACCAGACTGTGAACGTCTCAAGTGTTGAGGAGAGCATTGAGAAAATGCACAAAACGTCTGTGAGGGGCACGGTCAGTCTGCAAGTCATGGTTAAGTGAagctcagcaggaaaaaaacatttctaaggAGAAGTGTTCATAGGCTACAAGAGttatttatttggttgttttggtCAGCTTTGTTTAATTTCAGGGAAGTTTGTTAGTTTGTTGTTGAAACTTTGTTCTCAGTTATTTTCTGTCCACTCCAAGGGAAGTTTATTAATTCCCAGAGCCTGGTCCTGCTGTCACTTGAGTCAGTGACCCAGTCCTTGAATGAGAGAAAGATTGGATTTATACTGAGAAATCTCTAGCCGCAGGCAGACTTACTGAAGCCATAACTCTGTTAGGCTGCTGTATTATAGACTCTCTCTTCCCCGTAGCCAACATATATCCCGTTAAATCCATGAGGGCACTGGATGGGGGCTGGAGTGTGCCTACGTGGGAGATGGGACAATACAAGATAATCGTGTAAGCTCTGTGTCATTTGGACGCTGTGACTGCAAGGCCTGGCATTAAGTCATTCAGGACTTATTCAATAAACCTGCTGCCTAGCCCCCACCATAGGAGTGATTGCTTACCAAGGGGGAAAAAGCAATGTGACGCCTGGGGCTCTAAAACGCATCTAAGAATTAGAAATATTAGCTGTTTCCTCACAAACCGCGTGTGGAGGCGGCCTGGGAGCAGCTCAAGCGTCCAGAGGCCATGGGAAGATGAGGTTATCTCGCGTGCTCTCGCTTGCGGGAGAGCAGTGTAGAGAGAAAACCTTTCCAAATGCTGCAGACAGGCTCCCCGAGGGTGACAGGTGTCGTCCCGAGGCGGCACAAGTGGAAATCATGAGAGAGCCCCGTGGAAGGCATTGATTATAAGAGCATCCCTATGTCACGGGATGAAAATAATGGAACAAAAGTAAAGCTATCGCGGCAGATTACATTCACCGCGCTAAACACCCGCCTCatgagagaaaatattaatcacgcctgtcttcttttctcccccgCTCCTTCCCCAGGAAATGTGACTGGAAACAGTA
The genomic region above belongs to Cygnus atratus isolate AKBS03 ecotype Queensland, Australia chromosome 2, CAtr_DNAZoo_HiC_assembly, whole genome shotgun sequence and contains:
- the TNFRSF11A gene encoding tumor necrosis factor receptor superfamily member 11A, whose translation is MPGPPGWLALLCLAAAGHQQLSLQSTLLCDSEQHYEYSGRCCTKCEPGKYMSAKCTATSDSVCQPCGPNEYMDVWNEEDKCLLHKICDQGKALKEVNPGNSTFQRQCACTTGYHWNEDCDCCQRNTICAPGFGIGHPVQQDKDTKCMPCPRGYFSKVASSTDECKAWTNCTALGMAEVVPGTDKSDAVCAERKIPQQPEDGTNKILYVLIVILFFVALIGIVIFIVYYKNKGKKLTADLQNWANEVCSQIKGTKEPPRDASVAVNIPNAVVPQGSEDTRLLGPAACPGPGSSSCAGAHTSCSHSSPSTAPCEAGGNLQQLSVVTETDHDHFPPVPTEDEYMDKDLNAADYLSLLSRPDSKTVSSFSEPVEIGENDSLNQCFSGVGSTEDVSVSQGCDSFSDADGAHAAMDKYLQKSYQRVHSCPKETDSKDTDRFATNHDSEKICVRCGISYRESPRKWSKPCCAAVDSASTSPETGSYAQCTCGLNFLSAGQSTLASDHGMEDASSDGTSTKYQNASRSTSGTNSSTSDLPPASGNVTGNSNSTFISSGQVMNFKGDIIVVYLSQNSQEGATASSGAASENVGSPVQEENPSRCETFAGNAQHYKEKCAELHAGGAAGPRHHHTATVPSPGLRHEASQPVQEEGRLGHSSEKVLN